One stretch of Acidimicrobiia bacterium DNA includes these proteins:
- a CDS encoding VanW family protein encodes MSKPRRTLIVAALVAAGLLLLVAAAFGLDRFVHSGEVLRNVEVAGVDLSGLNEEAAIAALLSFEDSLAETPAPFTVAGVAIDLDPISAGFNLNETSAFDRAFQTGRQGSIASQFGWWTRHLLSTEDLSIDATLDADALDLILAEWSKALITDHPFPGDVTLVDGTAVASYPTPGTEIDRAASAGVILDSLLSTTRTPQALPTRSVAPPLTNTHIDAAVASATRMLAGPVTLSRDDPVAQVVFTTADLTEAFESELVLEPQPVLVLGFSSEVVSSVLEPLRTELEVPPVDARFEFGDDDRVSIVPGRPGTIIDPELAAAALETASLTVSRAGELPFEDGADPEVTTEELEAMGVKGLVSEATTSHPCCQPRVANIHLFADIVFGTIVLPGESLSLNELVGERTSELGFEPAPTIIRGKIVDTVGGGVSQFATTFYNAVFWGGYEDVTHTPHSYYFSRYPEGIEATISWPLPNLEFRNDTDAAVLIKTEYDDTSITVKFFGDNGGRTVEGEVSDRYNFTEPTTDYIANDALEPGEQKVNVEGRAGWSVTVTRIITERDGTVREQTWVVRYKAQPWEIQVHSCTIPPGAPGHTGEDCPLPETTTTLAPPTTTTIPTTSTAVGG; translated from the coding sequence ATGTCCAAACCCCGCCGCACACTGATTGTCGCCGCCCTTGTCGCGGCCGGGCTTCTGCTGCTAGTCGCGGCCGCCTTCGGGCTCGATCGATTCGTTCATTCCGGTGAGGTCCTTCGCAACGTCGAAGTGGCCGGCGTCGATCTATCCGGGCTCAACGAAGAAGCGGCCATCGCCGCCCTGCTGAGCTTCGAAGACAGCCTGGCTGAGACTCCGGCACCCTTCACCGTTGCCGGAGTTGCGATCGACCTCGACCCTATCTCTGCGGGATTCAACCTGAATGAAACATCCGCGTTCGACCGTGCGTTCCAAACCGGTCGCCAAGGCTCGATCGCAAGTCAGTTCGGCTGGTGGACCCGTCATTTGCTCTCGACCGAAGACCTGTCCATCGACGCGACGTTGGACGCTGACGCTCTCGACCTGATACTTGCCGAGTGGAGCAAGGCCCTGATCACCGATCATCCTTTCCCCGGTGACGTGACTCTGGTCGATGGAACAGCGGTCGCCAGCTATCCCACTCCCGGAACCGAGATCGATCGAGCGGCGTCCGCCGGAGTGATTCTGGATTCGCTGCTATCGACTACACGTACTCCGCAAGCGCTCCCGACCCGATCCGTTGCGCCTCCACTCACCAACACGCACATAGACGCCGCCGTCGCCTCTGCCACCCGAATGCTGGCCGGGCCCGTCACGTTGTCCAGGGATGATCCGGTCGCCCAGGTCGTCTTCACGACTGCCGACCTGACAGAAGCATTCGAAAGCGAATTGGTGCTCGAACCGCAGCCCGTTCTCGTACTCGGGTTCTCGAGCGAGGTGGTTTCCTCCGTTCTCGAACCTCTCCGGACCGAACTCGAAGTTCCTCCGGTTGATGCGAGGTTCGAGTTCGGCGACGATGACCGCGTCTCCATCGTCCCGGGCCGGCCGGGCACGATCATCGACCCAGAACTCGCCGCCGCAGCATTGGAAACGGCTTCGCTCACGGTCAGCCGCGCCGGCGAACTCCCATTCGAGGATGGGGCCGACCCTGAGGTGACCACAGAAGAGCTCGAGGCGATGGGTGTCAAGGGCCTCGTGTCCGAAGCAACCACCAGCCACCCCTGCTGCCAGCCACGTGTCGCCAACATCCACCTGTTCGCCGACATCGTCTTCGGGACCATCGTCCTACCGGGCGAGTCGCTCTCCCTCAACGAACTCGTCGGCGAGCGTACCTCGGAGCTGGGATTCGAGCCCGCCCCGACCATTATTCGCGGAAAGATCGTCGACACGGTGGGTGGCGGAGTCAGCCAGTTCGCTACGACGTTCTACAACGCAGTCTTCTGGGGCGGATACGAGGATGTAACCCACACTCCTCACAGCTATTACTTCTCGCGCTACCCCGAAGGTATCGAGGCCACCATCTCGTGGCCTCTCCCCAATCTGGAGTTCCGCAACGATACCGACGCCGCCGTGCTGATCAAGACCGAGTACGACGACACCAGCATCACGGTGAAGTTCTTCGGGGACAACGGCGGCCGCACCGTCGAAGGCGAGGTCTCCGACCGCTACAACTTCACCGAACCCACGACCGACTACATCGCCAACGACGCACTGGAACCCGGCGAGCAGAAGGTCAACGTTGAGGGACGGGCCGGTTGGTCGGTCACCGTGACCCGGATCATCACCGAGCGCGACGGAACCGTCCGCGAACAAACCTGGGTCGTACGATACAA
- a CDS encoding PD-(D/E)XK nuclease family protein: MIKFPEVRSGDDIRVSATSFVAYSECPERAAAHFRGIYGPDSKASFSGGLAHRLFARHLQQGEIQPARFEQVCREEIGSSNLNYKLSSVGLKPSSLGRVIEEVGLLYERFKRLPGEGFEAAEVSFDIEPTRGVNLVGRVDAVFGDESGPRLVDWKTGALGEVVLQLGFYAMLWAMDRGELPGRLEAVSVATGERYFEVPALRDVQNTAEQAAAMINALREAWETGTGMERRGGPWCRFCPVLDGCQEGAAAVRVAE, from the coding sequence GTGATCAAATTCCCTGAGGTCCGGTCTGGTGACGACATCCGGGTGAGCGCTACTTCGTTCGTTGCATACAGCGAGTGTCCGGAACGCGCCGCTGCCCACTTTCGGGGCATCTATGGGCCGGACAGCAAAGCCTCGTTCAGCGGCGGACTCGCTCACCGGCTCTTCGCCCGGCATCTCCAGCAGGGGGAAATCCAACCCGCTCGGTTCGAGCAGGTTTGTCGCGAAGAGATCGGATCGTCGAATCTCAACTACAAGCTGTCTTCGGTCGGTTTGAAGCCGAGTTCGCTCGGCAGGGTCATCGAAGAGGTCGGGCTGCTGTACGAGAGATTCAAACGACTTCCCGGCGAAGGCTTCGAAGCCGCCGAGGTTTCTTTCGACATCGAACCCACCCGGGGGGTGAACCTGGTGGGGCGAGTCGATGCGGTGTTCGGTGATGAATCGGGCCCCAGGTTGGTCGACTGGAAGACGGGTGCCCTAGGCGAGGTCGTGTTGCAGCTCGGCTTCTATGCGATGTTATGGGCGATGGACCGGGGGGAGCTGCCGGGCCGCCTCGAGGCCGTCTCGGTGGCGACGGGAGAGCGTTACTTCGAGGTACCGGCCTTGCGGGATGTGCAGAACACGGCCGAGCAGGCCGCGGCCATGATCAACGCATTGCGCGAGGCGTGGGAAACCGGCACGGGGATGGAGCGGCGTGGTGGTCCATGGTGCCGCTTCTGCCCTGTGCTCGATGGATGTCAAGAGGGCGCGGCGGCCGTTCGAGTTGCGGAGTGA